In Marasmius oreades isolate 03SP1 chromosome 3, whole genome shotgun sequence, a single window of DNA contains:
- the DHH1 gene encoding DExD/H-box ATP-dependent RNA helicase dhh1, which produces MSQAATSSTATSPAPNNHDNSWKIGLRPPPKDLRPQTEDVTATKGTEFEDMNLRRELLMGIFEAGFEKPSPIQEEAIPMALSKRDILARAKNGTGKTAAFVIPSLQRVDPTLNKIQVLLLVPTRELALQTSQVCKILGKHMRVQVMVTTGGTTLKDDIMRLSETVHVLVGTPGRILDLAGKNVADLSECPVFVMDEADKLLSPEFAPVMEQLLAYLPAQRQVMLFSATFPMIVKDFKDKNMRQPYEINLMEELTLRGVTQYYAYVEERQKVHCLNTLFSKLQINQSIIFCNSTNRVELLAKKITDLGYSCFYSHAKMLQSHRNRVFHDFRNGVCRNLVCSDLLTRGIDIQAVNVVINFDFPKNSETYLHRIGRSGRFGHLGLAINLVTYEDRFNLYRIEQELGTEIQPIPQIIDKGLYVAPSATEEERQVQQQVQQQQRVRQQDQVVYQSNGIQPQGGAYRGVPAAAR; this is translated from the exons ATGTCGCAAGCAGCAACCTCCTCGACAGCAACATC ACCAGCTCCAAACAATCACGACAATTCATGGAAGATTGGACTTCGCCCACCACCAAAAGATCTGCGCCCACAAACCGAAGATGTAACGGCGACAAAGGGCACCGAATTTGAAGACATGAATCTCCGCCGCGAACTACTCATGGGCATTTTTGAAGCCGGATTCGAAAAGCCTTCCCCAATTCAAGAGGAAGCTATTCCTATGGCCCTCAGCAAACGAGATATCCTCGCCCGTGCTAAGAACGGTACGGGTAAAACTGCAGCATTCGTTATACCATCTCTTCAACGAGTCGACCCCACTTTGAACAAGATTCAAGTCTTACTTCTCGTGCCTACACGAGAACTGGCACTACAAACATCACAGGTATGCAAGATACTAGGGAAACATATGAGGGTGCAGGTCATGGTTACGACCGGTGGAACGACCTTGAAGGACGATATCATGCGGCTGAGCGAGACGGTGCATGTCCTTGTAGGAACACCAGGAAGAATTTTGGATCTTGCTGGGAAGAATGTTGCAGACCTCAGCGAGTGCCCTGTTTTCGTGATGGACGAAGCCGACAAACTGTTGTCGCCCGAGTTTGCGCCGGTTATGGAGCAGCTATTAGCCTATCTACCTGCACAGCGGCAGGTGATGCTTTTTAGTGCTACTTTCCCAATGATTGTCAAGGATTTTAAG GATAAAAACATGAGGCAACCATACGAGATTAACTTGATGGAAGAACTTACTTTACGTGGTGTCACGCAATACTATGCCTATGTCGAAGAGAGACAGAAGGTTCACTGTTTAAATACCCTTTTCTCGAAG ctccaaatcaatcaatccatCATATTTTGCAACTCTACCAACCGGGTTGAACTTCTCGCGAAGAAAATCACCGACCTCGGCTACTCTTGTTTCTACTCGCACGCCAAAATGCTTCAGTCTCACCGAAATCGCGTCTTCCACGACTTCCGCAACGGCGTCTGCCGAAACCTCGTCTGTTCAGACCTCCTCACGCGTGGTATCGATATCCAAGCCGTCAACGTTGTCATCAACTTTGACTTCCCAAAGAATTCCGAGACTTATTTACACAGGATAGGACGAAGTGGAAGATTTGGTCACTTAGGTTTGGCAATCAACCTTGTGACATACGAGGACAGGTTCAACCTGTATAGGATTGAACAGGAGTTGGGAACAGAGATTCAGCCTATTCCCCAGATCATTGATAAGGGATTGTACGTTGCACCTAGCGCGACAGAAGAGGAGAGACAGGTTCAACAGCAGGTTCAACAACAGCAGAGGGTTCGCCAACAGGATCAGGTTGTATACCAGAGTAATGGGATTCAACCTCAAGGTGGTGCTTACCGTGGTGTTCCGGCGGCGGCACGATGA
- a CDS encoding uncharacterized protein (BUSCO:EOG09263UN3) produces the protein MLLLLSSCYRRLPWSVWSTFSKGKLQYSTVKHAPSPSSNSPPSPVPADPSLPPLDISGLPYLSRPLGVTERPSTERQSRLQRIKQSLSDDETIARERKHLVKEAVTKGYFHDLNKTRKHGGKTWIAPKVLIREDRALYLPDISGKCLADGSEKHTTTMCFGRITLLSLLSTRISEFHSASFTKLAIERFSHHPLFQHIQINTQSNALKSFLVHLLRRSLRSSIPTEQHPLYLLSSQNLEYLREPMGIDNDRVGYVYLVDEDCKVRWAGCADATAEEARALEVCTGVLLKRLDKREEKEKRHSNDKCDN, from the exons ATGCTTTTACTCCTGTCGTCGTGCTACAGAAGACTGCCATGGTCGGTGTGGTCGACATTCTCCAAAGGAAAGCTGCAGTACTCGACGGTGAAACACGCTCCGTCACCCTCAAGTAATTCACCACCTTCCCCCGTCCCTGCTGACCCTTCTCTGCCTCCTCTTGACATTTCGGGCCTTCCCTATCTTAGTCGTCCTCTAGGCGTCACGGAACGGCCTTCGACTGAGAGACAATCGAGGCTACAGAGGATcaaacaaagtctttctgaTGATGAAACCATTGccagagaaagaaaacatCT AGTCAAGGAGGCTGTTACAAAAGGATATTTCCATGATCTAAACAAGACTAGAAAACATGGTGGAAAGACTTGGATTGCCCCCAAAGTGCTCATTCGCGAGGAT AGAGCCTTGTACCTACCTGATATATCAGGGAAATGCCTCGCCGATGGTTCTGAAAAACATACCACGACCATGTGTTTTGGCCGGATAACATTACTCTCTTTATTAAGCACTCGGATATCTGAG TTCCATTCCGCTTCTTTCACCAAACTCGCAATAGAACGTTTCTCTCACCATCCTCTTTTCCAACATATCCAAATAAATACCCAATCCAACGCACTTAAGTCGTTCCTCGTCCACCTTCTCAGACGGTCTCTCCGCTCCTCCATACCAACTGAACAACACCCTTTATATCTCCTTTCCTCACAGAATCTTGAATACCTGAGGGAACCGATGGGAATCGACAATGATCGCGTTGGTTATGTGTATTTGGTGGACGAAGATTGTAAAGTGAGGTGGGCTGGATGTGCCGATGCTACGGCAGAGGAAGCGCGAGCATTAGAGGTGTGCACGGGGGTGTTATTGAAGAGATTGGACAAGAGagaggaaaaggagaagagACATAGCAATGATAAATGCGATAACTGA
- a CDS encoding uncharacterized protein (CAZy:AA1), whose amino-acid sequence MFLLHFFRFVVVAGLSRSSQTVSIGPKADLPIVNARIAPDGFSRATVLAGGTFPGPAITGKKGETFEINVIDDLTDPTMPRATSIHWHGLFVSGASWADGATSVTQCPISPGQSFKYEIPNPEQAGTFWYHSHLKAQFCDGLRGPLVIYDPHDPHSNLYDVDDGDRKILISFLQVLMCVLDDRKHYHHPRRLVSYVRHVFLGVPENDIFPDQPSSVYENLRGVLQANSTLINGLGRYKGGPDSPLAVIYVEQGKRYRFRLVSMSCDPHFNFSIDQHALKIIEVDGVNHQPLDIDSLQIFSGQRYSFVLHADQPVDNYWIRANPDFPGIPGFDGGINQAILRYRGAAKRDPEGRNITTTNLLKETDLRPLESPEAPGAPNIDGADVSLNMALGFNFETGLFNISGVPFTPPTVPVLLQILSGAASAQSLLPKGSVYPLPGNKTIQISLPAGDTVGAPHPMHLHGHTFSVIRSAGSQEYNYVNPVRRDVVSTGGSTDNVTIRFRTDNAGPWFLHCHINPHFEHGLAVVLAEDIPEIRSLAATNGAWKELCPIYDALHENL is encoded by the exons ATGTTTCTACTTCATTTTTTCCGATTCGTGGTTGTTGCTGGACTTTCAAGGAGCAGTCAAACAGTCAGTATTGGCCCCAAGGCTGACTTGCCGATCGTTAATGCGCGTATCGCTCCGGATGGCTTCTCTCGTGCAACAGTTCTGGCCGGGGGCACCTTTCCCGGGCCCGCAATCACTGGAAAGAAA GGAGAAACATTCGAAATCAACGTGATTGACGACTTGACAGACCCAACGATGCCGCGAGCGACCTCGATT CATTGGCATGGGCTATTCGTATCAGGCGCGAGCTGGGCAGACGG AGCCACGAGTGTCACCCAATGTCCCATCTCTCCCGGCCAATCCTTCAAGTATGAGATTCCGAATCCCGAACAAGCTGGAACATTTTGGTATCACTCCCACTTAA AGGCTCAGTTTTGTGACGGTCTTCGCGGACCCCTGGTCATTTACGACCCGCATGATCCTCATTCAAATCTATATGATGTCGATGACGGTGATAGGAAAATCCTTATATCCTTTCTTCAAGTTTTGATGTGTGTTCTCGATGACAGAAAGCACTATCATCACCCTCGCCGATTG GTATCGTACGTTCGACACGTCTTTCTTGGTGTTCCGGAAAATGACATTTTCCCAGATCAGCCTTCCTCCGTTTATGAGAACCTTAGGGGCGTGCT TCAGGCGAATTCAACTCTCATCAACGGGCTTG GTCGCTATAAAGGTGGCCCGGATAGTCCACTTGCAGTTATATATGTTGAACAAGGAAAACG CTATCGGTTCCGACTTGTTTCCATGTCGTGTGATCCCCACTTCAATTTTTCAATTGATCAGCACGCCTTGAAG ATCATCGAGGTTGATGGGGTGAACCATCAGCCTCTCGATATAGATTCCCTACAGATCTTTTCAG GTCAACGTTATTCTTTTGTG CTTCACGCTGACCAACCGGTGGACAACTATT GGATCCGGGCTAACCCTGATTTTCCTGGCATACCTGGCTTTGATGGCGGTATCAATCAAGCCATCCTACGCTACAGAGGGGCAGCCAAAAGAGACCCCGAGGGCAGGAACATTACGACTACGAATCTTCTCAAGGAGACGGACCTTCGGCCCCTCGAGAGCCCCGAGGCT CCTGGTGCACCTAACATTGATGGTGCTGATGTTTCACTAAACATGGCGCTGGGTTTT AACTTCGAAACCGGACTTTTCAATATAAGTGGCGTGCCTTTCACTCCCCCCACAGTTCCCGTTCTTTTACAGATCCTTAGTGGTGCAGCGTCTGCCC AGTCACTTCTACCAAAGGGTTCCGTTTACCCGTTACCTGGAAACAAGACGATTCAGATCTCGTTGCCAGCGGGGGACACCGTCGGTGCACCG CATCCTATGCATTTGCACGGA CACACGTTCAGCGTCATTCGTAGTGCGGGCAGTCAGGAGTACAACTACGTCAATCCCGTTCGGAGAGACGTTGTCAGTACTGGTGGTTCGACGGACAATGTGACCATCCGCTTCCGGACCGATAATGCTGGACCGTGGTTCTTACATTG TCATATTAATCCACATTTCGAGCA TGGTTTAGCTGTCGTACTCGCTGAAGACATTCCGGAGATCAGAAGCCTTGCTGCTACCAATG GCGCCTGGAAGGAGCTTTGTCCTATTTATGACGCACTACATGAGAATCTCTAA